In Uranotaenia lowii strain MFRU-FL chromosome 2, ASM2978415v1, whole genome shotgun sequence, one genomic interval encodes:
- the LOC129743414 gene encoding uncharacterized protein LOC129743414, with the protein MACYESLIRDFKKNQASLAAEVKSELAVTHRKLDKIINDRSNLNPSPRMSARWPSLGTPTNKRRRIEPPTQTSCVGTKKVTVKSIATVAPREKKFWVYLARLQNTVTTKDIEELVTECLQCESAEVHLLVRKDVDVNSLRSISFKVGVDPKLKDAALSPRTWPAGILFREFEDLGSKNPSTPVVPFPPATSLTPSLTSGSSTPLVVPHQ; encoded by the coding sequence ATGGCTTGTTACGAATCTCTGATCCgggattttaagaaaaatcaagcGAGCTTAGCTGCTGAAGTGAAGTCGGAATTAGCCGTGACTCACCGAAAATTGGACAAAATCATTAACGACCGTTCCAATTTAAATCCATCCCCTCGCATGTCTGCCCGTTGGCCCAGCCTTGGCACCCCTACAAACAAGCGACGGCGGATCGAACCACCTACTCAAACCTCTTGTGTGGGTACTAAGAAAGTCACCGTTAAATCGATAGCCACCGTTGCACCGAGGGAGAAAAAATTTTGGGTCTATCTCGCAAGGTTGCAAAATACCGTCACAACTAAGGACATCGAAGAACTCGTCACGGAATGTCTCCAGTGCGAATCTGCCGAGGTTCACCTATTGGTACGGAAGGATGTCGACGTGAACTCGCTCAGGTCTATTTCGTTCAAGGTTGGAGTGGATCCCAAGCTCAAAGACGCCGCTCTTTCCCCTAGAACTTGGCCCGCTGGTATTCTGTTTAGAGAGTTTGAGGATCTTGGATCAAAAAACCCGTCGACACCTGTTGTCCCGTTTCCTCCAGCGACCTCGCTCACTCCATCTTTAACTTCCGGGAGTTCTACACCACTGGTTGTACCACACCAATGA